The genomic window GGATCAAGGGGATAACTAGTGATATTTTAAGTTATAGAAATGATTTGTTATTAACGTTTGAAGATGGTGATGATATCAGACTTATTTATTTTGATGAGGATAATTGGTATTTTTTAAATGAATCTGAAATTTTTCAGAAATCTGCTTGTAAGCCTCAGTTTGCAAAATATCAAGACGAAGGATTTATATTATCATATTTGAGTTTAGATTTTAAAGTTTTATCCTTTAAATTGATTAGCTAGTATTAATTCAAAGTATGATTTTTTTTCAATGTTGTTTTGTAGTTTAAATTCTTTTATTGTTTCGTAAATTTCTGTCTTGGCAAGACTTAATTCATTCTTATCATAAATTATTTTTTCAATTTCCAAATAAAAACCAAGATTTTCAATGTCATTAATTTCTATGTTTAAGTTTCCTTTTTGATAAATTAAACTTTTTTTGATTTTTTTGTATAGAATTTTAAAATTCATTTCTTCTAGAAAAAATATAAAATTGTTTATTTGGTCTACTTTAAATTCGATTTCCCTGTTGATTTCTATGTCATTTTCTAAAGATTGGATTTTAAATGTTACAATCTCTTCTGAGGTATTAAATTTTCTTATTCTAATTATTTTTTCTGTGTTAGAATAGTAAGTATCATTTTTGATTTCTTCTTTAATAAATTTGAATTTTTGATTAGCCAATTTTAATATTTTTTTAAGTTTATTTTTGGGAATAAAAGCTTTCAATTCAATTTCAAACATGTATTAAAAATAATAAAATTATGATAATATTTCAATGTCTTATGATTTTGCTGTTTTGGTAATGATATCTTATGTAGTTTGTTATATTTTATGTTTTTATGTTGAAATTTGAGTTTAGTGATAGGTTTTTTCTTTTCAGTTATTTTATCCTGATTATGTTCTTGGGTTCTCTACTGTTGTCATTGCCCATTGCTTGGAATGGTGAGGAAAAACTAGAGTATATAGATGTTTTATTTACATCTGTATCTGCTGTTAGCATTACGGGACTTGTTACTGTTCAAATAGAGAATTTTTCTACTTTTGGATTTATCGTAATAATGTTATTGATGCAATTTGGTGGTCTTGGGTTTATAACAATTACTACTTTTTATTTGCTTATTCCTAAGCGTAAGTTGAAGTTAACCGATGCTCGGATAATAAAGCAGTATTCTCTTTCAAATATTGAATATAATCCTGTTAAG from Borrelia hermsii DAH includes these protein-coding regions:
- the cyaB gene encoding class IV adenylate cyclase, with the protein product MFEIELKAFIPKNKLKKILKLANQKFKFIKEEIKNDTYYSNTEKIIRIRKFNTSEEIVTFKIQSLENDIEINREIEFKVDQINNFIFFLEEMNFKILYKKIKKSLIYQKGNLNIEINDIENLGFYLEIEKIIYDKNELSLAKTEIYETIKEFKLQNNIEKKSYFELILANQFKG